The DNA window CCAGCTGCGCCTGCTGCTGGAAGTGGTGGCACGCGCGTGCAAAGGTATCAGCCAAGCCGTTAACAAAGGCGCCCTCGGCGGTGTGCTGGGCAGCGCCTACAGCGAGAACGTGCAGGGCGAAGTGCAGAAAAAACTCGACATCATCGCCAATGAGGTGCTGATCGAGGCTAACGAATGGGGTGGGCATCTGGCGGGCATGGCATCCGAAGAAATGGACGCCATCTACGTTGTGCCCAACCGCTACCCCAAGGGCGAATACCTGCTGCTCTTCGACCCCCTGGACGGCTCCAGCAACATCGACGTGAACGTAAGCATTGGCACTATCTTCAGCGTGCTGCGCATGCCCGAAGACGACCGCGGCGTGGACGAGGGCGACTTCCTCCAGAGCGGCACGCAGCAAGTAGCCGCCGGCTATTGCGTCTATGGCCCACAGACCACGCTGGTGCTGACCGTGGGCGACGGCGTTGCCATGTTCACACTCGACCGCGAGCAGGGCTCGTTTGTGCTCACCCAGGAAAACGTACGCATCCCCTCCGACACACAAGAATTTGCCATCAACATGAGCAACATGCGCCACTGGGACGAGCCCGTGCGTCGCTACATTGACGAGTGCCTGCAAGGCCGTGAAGGCCCACGCGAAAAGGACTTCAACATGCGCTGGATTGCCAGCATGGTGGCCGACGTGCACCGCATCATGACGCGCGGCGGCATCTTCATGTACCCCTGGGACAAGCGCGAGCCCAACAAACCCGGCAAGTTGCGCCTGATGTACGAGGCCAACCCCATGGCCTGGCTCATCGAACAGGCCGGCGGCGCCGCCACCAACGGTCGCCAGCGCATCCTAGACATCCAGCCCACCCAGCTCCATGAGCGCGTAAGTGTCATCCTCGGTTCAAAAAATGAGGTCGAGCGCGTAACCAGCTACCATTCAGCGCTATAATTCGAGGCTAAGCCGGTGTAGCTCAGTCGGTAGAGCAGCTCATTCGTAATGAGAAGGTCGGGTGTTCGATTCATCTCTCCGGCACCAAGTCAGTAAAGAAAACCCCGCTATCGAAAAGGTAGCGGGGTTTTTTGATTTTGCTGGCTGACACCCCCTCGGGCCCTGGTAGCTGCCCCCGCTTACCAGGCACAGGCAGAAACACCCCGCACGCCAGAAG is part of the Simplicispira sp. 125 genome and encodes:
- a CDS encoding class 1 fructose-bisphosphatase produces the protein MAKRVSLTRYLVEQQRVDGLIPGQLRLLLEVVARACKGISQAVNKGALGGVLGSAYSENVQGEVQKKLDIIANEVLIEANEWGGHLAGMASEEMDAIYVVPNRYPKGEYLLLFDPLDGSSNIDVNVSIGTIFSVLRMPEDDRGVDEGDFLQSGTQQVAAGYCVYGPQTTLVLTVGDGVAMFTLDREQGSFVLTQENVRIPSDTQEFAINMSNMRHWDEPVRRYIDECLQGREGPREKDFNMRWIASMVADVHRIMTRGGIFMYPWDKREPNKPGKLRLMYEANPMAWLIEQAGGAATNGRQRILDIQPTQLHERVSVILGSKNEVERVTSYHSAL